Proteins encoded by one window of Flagellimonas lutaonensis:
- the wecB gene encoding non-hydrolyzing UDP-N-acetylglucosamine 2-epimerase, with the protein MEHDKIKNLIIFGTRPEAIKMAPLVKAFQNSKEFETKVCVTAQHREMLDQVLDFFEISPDFDLNLMRPGQNLYNLTALIITSLKEVLENFNPDFVYVHGDTTTTMAASIAAFYSGAKVCHVEAGLRTFNKYAPFPEEINRTITGHVADYHFAPTQTSFDNLINEGIQEKSVTITGNTVIDALFESVKRVEKLQSKSLKTLKELIDLTKRTILVTGHRRENHGQGFINICEALKEIAEAYDDVEIVYPVHLNPKVQKPVYDLLGNLPNVKLIDPLAYPEFVWLMNQCYMVITDSGGVQEEAPSLGKPVLVMRETTERPEAVEAGTVILVGTDKEKIVNETRYLLGDSLRYEKMSKLHNPYGDGRACQRIVQFMENLIK; encoded by the coding sequence ATGGAACATGATAAAATCAAAAATCTAATCATTTTTGGAACACGGCCAGAGGCCATTAAAATGGCTCCCTTGGTCAAGGCATTTCAAAACAGTAAAGAATTTGAGACCAAAGTCTGTGTTACGGCCCAACACCGTGAAATGTTGGACCAAGTGCTGGACTTTTTTGAAATTTCGCCCGATTTTGATCTGAACTTGATGCGTCCGGGTCAAAATCTTTATAATCTAACAGCACTCATTATAACCTCACTTAAAGAGGTGCTTGAAAATTTTAATCCAGATTTTGTTTACGTTCATGGTGACACCACCACTACCATGGCCGCCAGTATCGCTGCCTTTTACTCAGGTGCCAAAGTATGCCACGTAGAGGCCGGCTTACGTACCTTCAATAAATATGCTCCATTTCCTGAAGAAATAAACAGAACAATTACAGGTCATGTGGCAGATTACCATTTTGCCCCTACCCAGACTTCCTTTGACAATCTTATAAATGAAGGCATTCAAGAAAAATCGGTGACCATAACAGGTAACACAGTAATTGATGCGCTCTTTGAAAGTGTCAAGCGTGTTGAAAAATTGCAGAGCAAATCCCTGAAAACATTGAAAGAGCTGATTGACTTGACGAAACGGACAATCTTGGTCACAGGACACCGAAGGGAAAATCATGGGCAAGGGTTTATCAATATCTGTGAAGCACTCAAAGAGATTGCGGAAGCTTATGACGATGTGGAAATAGTATATCCCGTACATTTAAACCCAAAAGTTCAAAAGCCGGTCTATGACCTATTGGGCAACTTACCGAACGTCAAATTAATAGACCCTTTGGCCTACCCAGAATTTGTATGGCTGATGAACCAATGCTATATGGTAATTACCGATAGCGGTGGTGTACAAGAAGAGGCGCCGAGCTTGGGCAAACCCGTGCTGGTAATGCGTGAGACCACCGAGCGACCTGAAGCCGTTGAAGCGGGCACCGTTATTCTGGTGGGCACTGATAAAGAAAAAATTGTAAATGAAACCCGATATTTGCTTGGCGATTCGCTTCGCTACGAAAAGATGAGCAAGCTACACAACCCATATGGTGATGGCAGAGCTTGCCAACGTATAGTACAATTCATGGAAAACTTAATCAAATAA
- the wecC gene encoding UDP-N-acetyl-D-mannosamine dehydrogenase — MDNKVIIMGLGYIGLPTAALIAQKGTKVHGVDINPKVVETINRGEIHIVEPELGDIVKEAVEKGRLVADTKPVVGNTYLVVVPTPFKGKNEPDISFVDAATNAILPLLKENDLYIIESTSPIGTTEKMRDLIYTKRPELLDKLHIAYCPERVLPGNVMYELVHNDRVIGGIDEKSTEKAVAFYSKYVDGTLHKTNARTAEMCKLVENSSRDVQIAFANELSLICDKADINVWELIELANKHPRVNILQPGSGVGGHCIAVDPYFIVSDYPMESKIIGTAREINNYKSFWCAEKVQTAKLQFELEHGRKAKIALMGLAFKPDIDDLRESPAKYIAQKVLQNTNNEEYYVVEPNIDEHKVYKLSNYKEAYEKADIVVFLVAHKEFKTLNFDTSKIILDFAGVFK; from the coding sequence ATGGATAACAAAGTAATTATCATGGGCTTGGGCTACATAGGCCTGCCCACAGCTGCATTGATTGCCCAAAAAGGAACCAAGGTACATGGCGTTGACATCAACCCAAAAGTGGTAGAGACCATCAATCGTGGTGAAATACACATTGTTGAACCCGAATTGGGGGATATCGTAAAAGAAGCAGTAGAAAAAGGTAGATTGGTAGCTGACACAAAACCTGTTGTGGGAAACACCTATCTCGTTGTGGTGCCCACGCCATTCAAAGGAAAAAATGAACCCGATATATCCTTTGTTGATGCGGCCACAAATGCAATATTACCATTGCTCAAAGAAAATGATTTATATATTATCGAATCTACATCCCCAATAGGAACTACTGAAAAAATGCGGGATTTGATTTACACAAAAAGACCCGAACTACTAGACAAGCTGCATATTGCCTATTGCCCAGAACGGGTGCTGCCCGGCAATGTGATGTATGAATTGGTACATAACGACCGAGTAATTGGGGGCATTGATGAAAAGTCAACTGAAAAAGCAGTTGCCTTCTATTCAAAATATGTTGATGGCACTTTACATAAGACCAATGCGCGGACTGCCGAAATGTGTAAGTTGGTCGAAAACTCTTCTAGAGATGTTCAGATAGCTTTTGCCAATGAACTCTCGCTGATTTGCGACAAGGCGGACATCAATGTATGGGAACTCATTGAACTGGCCAATAAACATCCAAGAGTGAACATTTTGCAGCCGGGGAGTGGTGTAGGTGGACATTGTATTGCCGTAGATCCCTACTTCATAGTATCTGATTATCCAATGGAATCCAAAATAATCGGTACGGCAAGAGAAATCAACAATTATAAATCGTTTTGGTGTGCCGAAAAGGTGCAGACCGCCAAATTGCAATTCGAACTGGAACACGGCAGAAAGGCCAAGATAGCCCTGATGGGCTTGGCATTTAAACCCGATATTGATGACCTACGCGAATCGCCGGCCAAATATATCGCACAAAAGGTGTTACAGAATACCAACAATGAAGAATATTACGTTGTTGAACCCAATATTGATGAGCATAAGGTTTATAAGCTTTCCAACTATAAAGAGGCATATGAAAAGGCAGATATCGTGGTGTTTCTAGTGGCTCACAAAGAATTCAAAACTTTGAATTTCGATACTTCAAAGATAATTTTGGATTTTGCCGGGGTTTTTAAATAA
- a CDS encoding DUF7594 domain-containing protein codes for MNFIPTKFIGLILFVFFLIFNLSCTKDSDLFKEAVSEDIEKNIGDSSSSEGNDGLTLLTKTFVPVQDAYVQDGQGYDVDIIRIENGRRKSYLTFDLSEVNGPIEDAKLVLTVSQDAGYGTFEAYEGSDTDWTEETLNQSNAPQENLLLGSTIVYDGESYFQIDLNANDLIGDLTNIVLIQRDGNDIAVASRENVADVVPKLTLTYLGTPENGDQNAEENTDNNDNSGSDDSNNNDGGSSGDDSNNNDGGSGDDSNTGGNSDRTGDTNYFVRVDGDNSNDGLTEATAFRTIQRAVDHAEPGDIVWVKAGNYGGATVFSRRNGTASKPIRIIGYQNAPNDIVSDVFSTYTREDFNSDGEVLPNNIMPLIQTDRGSDNDPDPGDNAFTINHDYIWIENFMGQYNDMTVRASGTKGLTLINIVSNETGNWDPTNPQWNDPVTYAESTGGNLSGHGLRLSNCDEMLVKNCIVFNAGHVGIDLISSDNNTLENNTVVVTKDGNPTDYHQTLWSSDNNVVRNFVSIRKTGVSHQSRAYAIKCDSNNNLIEGGYAENLRFQCYFNSDDNVFKDITLISTTGQINEGGVQIFGDSNRNAFINFKMYNSGGIMFLGSNYSECESRVSFAPTAGSNNLFINPVIKNIHPWHGGFIEFMFLGPDGDDAGTNYVIGGTFDGAPYLFKQDRPVENIILINTSINNVTDGFKTSRDNNTSYSFNATYDHVNFHNVAFSIPSGTNVTTLNPGFNNPMTDDYTLSSNSQLIGIGVNASSISNLSAIDHNNNPRPSSSGWSIGAFEN; via the coding sequence ATGAATTTCATCCCCACAAAATTCATTGGCTTGATTCTTTTTGTTTTTTTCTTAATTTTTAACCTCTCTTGCACTAAAGATTCCGATCTTTTTAAGGAAGCTGTTTCTGAAGATATTGAAAAGAATATCGGTGACTCGAGCAGCAGCGAAGGAAATGATGGCCTCACCCTTTTAACCAAGACCTTCGTTCCTGTGCAAGATGCTTATGTGCAAGATGGCCAAGGCTATGATGTTGATATCATACGTATCGAAAATGGCCGTCGTAAAAGTTACCTGACCTTTGATTTGAGTGAGGTCAATGGTCCTATTGAAGATGCCAAATTAGTATTAACTGTGTCGCAAGATGCAGGCTATGGAACTTTCGAAGCTTATGAAGGTAGTGATACGGATTGGACAGAAGAAACTCTAAATCAATCTAATGCTCCACAAGAAAACTTGCTGTTAGGCTCTACTATAGTTTATGATGGAGAAAGTTATTTTCAGATTGACCTGAATGCCAATGATTTGATTGGCGACCTTACTAATATCGTTCTGATACAACGAGATGGTAATGATATTGCGGTTGCCTCGAGGGAAAATGTAGCTGATGTTGTACCAAAATTGACACTGACCTATTTGGGCACCCCAGAAAATGGTGACCAAAATGCTGAAGAGAACACTGACAATAATGATAATAGCGGTTCTGATGATTCGAACAACAATGACGGGGGTTCTTCAGGAGATGACTCGAACAATAATGACGGAGGTTCAGGGGACGATTCGAATACAGGTGGCAATTCCGATAGAACAGGTGACACAAATTACTTTGTAAGAGTTGACGGTGACAATTCGAACGATGGGCTAACCGAAGCTACTGCATTTAGAACTATTCAAAGAGCCGTTGACCATGCGGAACCTGGCGATATAGTTTGGGTTAAAGCCGGTAATTATGGTGGTGCAACTGTTTTTTCTAGAAGAAATGGCACCGCTTCAAAACCCATTCGAATTATTGGTTATCAAAATGCCCCTAACGATATTGTATCTGATGTTTTTTCCACATATACTAGAGAAGACTTCAATTCGGATGGGGAAGTGCTACCAAACAATATTATGCCTTTGATACAAACCGATAGAGGATCTGACAATGATCCTGATCCCGGCGATAATGCCTTTACAATCAATCACGATTATATTTGGATTGAAAATTTCATGGGGCAATATAATGATATGACTGTAAGAGCTAGTGGCACCAAAGGCCTTACTTTAATAAATATTGTCAGTAACGAAACTGGAAATTGGGATCCCACCAACCCACAATGGAATGATCCTGTTACATATGCTGAGTCGACAGGAGGAAATCTGAGTGGACACGGTCTTAGGCTATCAAATTGCGACGAAATGCTTGTGAAGAACTGTATTGTGTTTAACGCAGGCCATGTTGGTATTGATTTGATTTCTTCAGACAACAATACGCTTGAGAATAATACTGTTGTAGTTACCAAAGATGGAAATCCCACAGACTATCATCAAACCCTTTGGAGCTCTGACAATAATGTTGTCCGCAATTTTGTTAGCATTAGAAAAACTGGTGTATCGCATCAAAGTAGGGCTTATGCAATAAAATGTGATTCAAATAATAACTTAATTGAAGGGGGCTATGCTGAAAACCTTCGATTTCAATGCTACTTTAATTCCGACGATAATGTTTTTAAAGATATTACTTTGATAAGTACTACTGGGCAAATCAATGAGGGCGGAGTGCAAATATTTGGAGATTCCAATCGAAATGCGTTTATCAATTTTAAAATGTATAACTCTGGGGGAATCATGTTCTTGGGTTCCAACTATTCTGAATGCGAAAGTCGGGTTTCATTTGCCCCGACAGCTGGCAGCAACAATTTATTTATAAATCCTGTCATTAAAAACATTCACCCATGGCATGGAGGTTTCATTGAGTTCATGTTTTTGGGTCCTGACGGAGATGATGCCGGCACTAATTATGTAATTGGAGGAACTTTTGATGGGGCACCTTATTTGTTCAAACAAGATCGTCCGGTTGAAAATATCATCTTGATAAATACCAGTATAAATAATGTAACCGATGGATTTAAGACTAGTAGGGATAATAATACCAGTTATTCTTTCAATGCAACCTATGACCATGTGAACTTTCACAATGTTGCTTTCTCAATCCCCTCAGGCACAAATGTTACTACTTTAAATCCAGGGTTCAATAATCCAATGACGGATGATTATACCTTATCTTCAAACAGTCAATTAATTGGCATTGGAGTTAATGCATCATCCATCTCAAATCTTTCAGCAATTGACCACAATAATAATCCAAGACCGTCATCAAGTGGTTGGTCAATTGGAGCATTTGAAAACTAG
- a CDS encoding glycosyltransferase family 4 protein, producing the protein MNKTVNIAFLLGRVSERGGISRVTSIIASGLIKKENLIVHIISYQKREDNGYEWPEDLIFHNLIDKRWPMKWGMWPAIPKLRKIITANKIDILICSGHIVGPLGVFGALMKRTKLVYWSHSSFLATTSNKYRVFNEKFTALFSDKLISLTKTDLINYRKFTKAKEVGQIYNPVDEKLFKNEKSYSLNSKKIISAGRLTEQKNFTVAVDIAELVLGKHQDWEWHIYGSGTLEAEIQKKITEKKLNDRMILKGQSNRLYELYSEYSILVMTSKYEGFPMTLIEGMAKKLPLVSFDIPTGPREIVFDGKNGYLIKPFDVVSMAEKINHLIESENTRKRFSQANIDLIDNFKLEHIISKWIRTFEELMV; encoded by the coding sequence ATGAACAAGACAGTCAACATCGCATTCTTATTGGGCAGGGTGTCAGAAAGAGGTGGAATTTCAAGGGTTACCTCCATCATCGCCTCAGGTCTTATAAAGAAAGAAAATTTAATCGTACACATAATAAGTTATCAAAAAAGGGAAGATAATGGTTATGAGTGGCCAGAAGATTTAATTTTCCACAACCTAATTGACAAGAGATGGCCTATGAAATGGGGCATGTGGCCCGCAATTCCAAAACTTAGAAAAATTATAACTGCAAACAAAATCGATATACTAATTTGTTCAGGACATATTGTAGGGCCTTTGGGTGTTTTCGGGGCTCTAATGAAAAGAACTAAATTGGTCTATTGGTCACATTCAAGTTTTTTAGCCACCACGAGTAATAAATATCGTGTTTTCAATGAAAAGTTTACAGCTCTATTTTCTGACAAGCTAATTAGTCTAACAAAAACTGATTTGATAAATTATAGGAAATTCACCAAGGCGAAAGAGGTTGGCCAAATTTATAACCCTGTGGATGAGAAACTTTTCAAAAATGAAAAGTCTTACAGCCTAAATTCCAAAAAGATTATCAGTGCCGGAAGATTGACAGAACAAAAAAACTTTACGGTTGCAGTGGATATTGCCGAATTGGTCCTAGGCAAGCATCAAGATTGGGAATGGCACATATATGGGTCAGGTACTTTGGAAGCTGAAATACAGAAAAAAATTACTGAGAAAAAATTGAATGACCGAATGATATTGAAGGGGCAATCGAATAGATTGTATGAACTGTACAGCGAATATTCAATTCTTGTGATGACCTCAAAATACGAAGGCTTCCCCATGACCTTAATAGAAGGTATGGCAAAGAAGCTACCGCTTGTAAGTTTTGATATACCTACAGGGCCAAGAGAAATAGTCTTTGACGGTAAAAACGGATATTTGATTAAGCCCTTTGATGTAGTCTCTATGGCTGAAAAGATAAATCATCTGATTGAATCTGAAAATACAAGAAAACGGTTTTCCCAGGCCAACATCGATTTAATTGACAATTTCAAACTGGAACATATAATTTCGAAGTGGATTAGAACATTTGAAGAGTTAATGGTTTAA
- a CDS encoding lipopolysaccharide biosynthesis protein has protein sequence MSLRQKAISGFSWTTFEGIFSQGVLFLVGIILANLLDPKDFGLIGIITAFMSISNIIIEGGFSNALLRKIDVDHFDYNTIFYTNICIAVFLYGILFITAPSVGIYFDEPQLIALLRVGGLIMVINALSIIQQTLLSRLLDFKTKGVISVISTVLSGFIAVLMAFNEFGVWSLMALSLLRPALTCIILWIKSNWKPSLLFSLTSFKELFGFGSKLLLANLLNAIYRNIYYLLIGKFFSTSSLGFYSRADQFQAPFSNNITRAVSRISYPILSRAQENPDQMKAMFVKFFKFATLINMTILTFIAGAAESIVLVLIGEKWETSIYYLQLLCIPGMLYPLQVLNIELNSVLGYSDRYLKMEVIKKVILIPLVIVTVFFSIEVMLYGLISFAFVEYFINSQYSKRLIDYSSIDQLKSIFPIILVCLSMFLGMRSVEFLHLDFLNQGLVQLLVGTVIMVGIHEYLKIDTYLEIKGQLSKVLKLGNKPN, from the coding sequence ATGAGTTTGCGGCAAAAAGCAATATCAGGATTTAGTTGGACCACCTTCGAAGGCATCTTCAGTCAAGGTGTCCTTTTTCTTGTGGGCATTATACTGGCCAATCTCTTGGACCCAAAAGATTTTGGACTTATAGGAATAATCACTGCGTTCATGTCGATTTCGAACATCATTATTGAAGGTGGGTTCAGTAATGCCCTACTTCGAAAAATAGATGTCGACCATTTTGATTACAATACCATCTTTTATACTAATATTTGCATCGCTGTATTTCTCTATGGCATTCTATTTATTACAGCTCCATCGGTTGGTATTTATTTTGATGAGCCTCAATTGATTGCCCTTTTACGTGTGGGAGGATTAATCATGGTAATCAATGCCTTGTCAATTATACAACAGACCCTACTTTCAAGATTATTGGATTTTAAAACAAAGGGTGTTATCTCTGTAATTTCTACTGTTTTGAGCGGTTTTATTGCAGTGCTTATGGCCTTCAATGAATTTGGTGTATGGAGTCTTATGGCTCTTTCTTTATTGAGACCTGCCTTAACCTGTATCATTTTGTGGATTAAAAGCAATTGGAAACCGAGTCTTTTGTTTTCACTAACTAGTTTTAAGGAATTATTTGGTTTTGGATCTAAGCTATTATTGGCCAACCTTTTAAATGCAATTTATCGCAATATTTACTATCTTTTAATAGGTAAGTTCTTTTCAACTTCTTCTCTTGGTTTCTATTCGCGTGCTGATCAATTTCAGGCTCCATTTTCAAATAATATCACAAGAGCTGTATCTCGCATAAGTTACCCTATTCTTTCTCGAGCTCAGGAAAACCCAGACCAAATGAAAGCCATGTTTGTAAAGTTCTTTAAGTTTGCAACCTTGATTAATATGACCATTTTAACCTTTATTGCTGGGGCTGCTGAATCAATAGTATTAGTTTTGATTGGGGAGAAATGGGAAACTTCTATATACTATTTACAGTTACTGTGCATTCCTGGTATGCTTTATCCTCTTCAAGTATTGAATATTGAATTGAACTCCGTCCTTGGCTATTCTGACAGATACTTAAAAATGGAAGTGATAAAGAAGGTCATATTGATACCGCTGGTTATTGTGACTGTATTTTTCTCAATCGAGGTTATGCTTTATGGTCTGATTTCATTTGCCTTTGTCGAATACTTTATTAATAGTCAATATTCAAAACGATTAATCGATTATTCAAGCATTGATCAGTTGAAGAGCATATTTCCTATTATTCTGGTGTGTTTATCAATGTTTTTGGGTATGAGGAGTGTGGAATTTTTACATTTGGACTTTCTAAATCAAGGATTGGTTCAACTTTTGGTCGGTACGGTAATAATGGTGGGCATCCACGAATATCTAAAGATAGACACATACCTGGAAATCAAGGGTCAATTATCCAAGGTCTTGAAGTTAGGCAATAAACCTAATTAA
- a CDS encoding glycosyltransferase: MNDKRRIGFLMGKVDGTGGIARVSSILSDALVHTGQYEIHVFSFHPSLLSSGFHWNDSIVVHDLLDVPKNMFRGLPKALKRLRSNVAQYEIEVLVICGFNVGLLGVAATRFKKTKVLYWSHSSFKGYKVPFKNFNEQMASYFADAVVTLTKADKVTYRKRTRAKKIVQIYNPVDERILRGNKTYNMDSKKVISVGRLDESKNFHSYTLDVAKKVFDRLPGHEWHIYGSGDYKDYILEEISEQKLEGKVVLKGHADDIYTLYPQYALLVMTSSFEGFPMVLLEGMANQLPMVSFDVPTGPNEIIRNNENGYLIPAFDCDQMAEKIVTLLIDHEKRYLFSKANSKLPDEFSVGQIIKKWTSLFDELQR; encoded by the coding sequence ATGAACGATAAGCGTAGAATCGGCTTTTTGATGGGCAAGGTCGATGGTACCGGTGGCATCGCCAGGGTGTCATCAATCTTGAGCGATGCACTAGTGCACACAGGTCAGTACGAAATACATGTGTTCAGTTTTCATCCGAGCCTGTTAAGTAGTGGTTTTCACTGGAATGACAGTATTGTGGTGCATGATCTTCTTGATGTCCCCAAAAACATGTTTCGTGGGTTGCCCAAGGCCCTAAAGCGGTTAAGGTCAAATGTTGCACAGTATGAAATTGAGGTGCTTGTAATCTGTGGCTTTAACGTGGGATTGTTAGGTGTGGCCGCGACACGTTTCAAAAAGACAAAAGTGCTCTATTGGTCGCATTCAAGTTTTAAAGGGTATAAAGTCCCCTTTAAAAACTTCAACGAGCAAATGGCAAGTTATTTTGCCGATGCAGTGGTGACCCTGACCAAGGCCGACAAAGTCACTTATCGCAAAAGAACACGGGCCAAAAAGATTGTACAGATATATAATCCCGTAGATGAAAGAATTTTAAGGGGCAATAAAACGTACAATATGGATTCAAAAAAGGTAATCAGTGTGGGCCGGCTTGACGAATCCAAAAATTTTCATTCATACACCCTTGATGTGGCAAAAAAGGTATTCGATAGGCTTCCAGGCCATGAATGGCACATATACGGTTCAGGGGATTATAAAGACTACATCCTCGAAGAAATATCAGAACAGAAACTCGAAGGAAAAGTTGTGCTCAAGGGGCATGCAGATGACATTTATACACTTTATCCACAATATGCCTTGCTTGTAATGACATCCTCTTTTGAGGGGTTTCCCATGGTGTTGTTGGAGGGCATGGCAAATCAGTTGCCCATGGTCAGCTTTGATGTTCCCACGGGGCCAAATGAAATTATAAGAAACAATGAGAATGGTTATTTAATACCCGCTTTCGATTGTGATCAAATGGCAGAGAAAATTGTAACACTCCTCATAGACCATGAAAAAAGATATTTGTTTTCAAAAGCGAATTCAAAATTACCCGATGAATTTTCTGTTGGACAAATAATAAAAAAGTGGACAAGCCTATTTGATGAATTGCAGAGATAA
- a CDS encoding IS256 family transposase: MKKEELFNDDLLKQFKTGDELNGFLKELQKRGIEKMLEGELDGHLDYERHQRSSNANKRNGHSKKKVRTSFGESEIAVPRDRDASFNPMIVPKRGNMVDGLENIIVSLYAKGMSVSDIEEQIREAYGFDVSTSTISRITEKVAADITAWQNRPLEPVYLIVWMDGIVFKVRESSKVVNKTVYVAVGLRSDGKKEVLGLWLGKNESAAFWMSVLTDMKARGTEDILITATDNLNGFTDTTKNVFPESKTQICVVHQIRNACRYVVWKDKKAFTSDMKGIYNAPNEKAAKAALEDFAQKWEGKYSYAIRSWRDNWDELTVFYEFPVEIRKIIYTTNLIENLNGKIRKYTKNKLSFPTDDAVMKSVYLAVREATKKWSMPIRNWGIILNQFLTIYEKRVRL, encoded by the coding sequence ATGAAGAAAGAAGAATTGTTCAACGACGATTTACTGAAACAGTTCAAGACCGGGGACGAGCTCAACGGTTTTCTGAAGGAACTCCAAAAACGCGGCATCGAGAAGATGCTCGAGGGCGAGCTCGACGGCCACCTGGACTATGAAAGGCACCAGCGTTCGTCCAATGCCAACAAGCGCAACGGGCATTCCAAGAAGAAGGTAAGGACTTCCTTCGGGGAATCTGAGATAGCCGTTCCCAGGGACCGTGACGCGTCGTTCAACCCGATGATAGTCCCCAAACGGGGCAATATGGTCGATGGGCTGGAGAACATCATCGTGTCCCTGTATGCCAAGGGGATGTCGGTGAGCGATATCGAAGAGCAGATACGGGAGGCCTACGGGTTCGATGTCTCCACCTCCACCATATCGCGTATCACCGAAAAGGTGGCCGCCGATATCACGGCATGGCAGAACCGTCCCCTGGAACCGGTCTATCTGATCGTATGGATGGACGGCATCGTCTTCAAGGTCAGGGAATCCTCCAAGGTCGTCAACAAGACCGTGTACGTGGCCGTAGGCTTGCGAAGTGACGGGAAAAAGGAGGTACTCGGCCTGTGGCTGGGCAAGAACGAGTCCGCCGCTTTCTGGATGTCCGTCCTTACCGACATGAAGGCCCGTGGCACCGAGGACATCCTGATCACGGCCACCGACAACCTGAACGGCTTTACCGATACCACCAAGAACGTCTTCCCCGAATCCAAGACCCAGATATGCGTGGTGCACCAGATCCGCAACGCATGCCGCTACGTGGTCTGGAAGGACAAAAAGGCCTTTACCTCGGATATGAAAGGCATCTACAACGCCCCCAACGAGAAGGCCGCCAAGGCCGCCCTGGAGGACTTCGCGCAGAAATGGGAGGGCAAGTACTCCTATGCCATAAGGAGCTGGAGGGACAACTGGGACGAACTGACCGTGTTCTACGAGTTCCCTGTGGAGATACGCAAGATTATCTATACCACCAACCTTATCGAGAACCTGAACGGGAAGATACGCAAGTACACCAAGAACAAGCTGTCCTTCCCGACCGACGACGCCGTGATGAAATCCGTATATTTGGCCGTAAGGGAGGCCACCAAAAAATGGTCTATGCCCATCAGGAACTGGGGCATAATCCTGAACCAGTTCCTTACGATCTATGAAAAAAGGGTCAGACTTTAA
- a CDS encoding O-antigen ligase family protein: MPGISVDAFLTDFRKLVASLMAAFVGLIFGLRKNNENFVYIGFLVSIIVLILIAYSRGNFALLGFSSMKVQRDRFFFNANYYSYISYFANISILYLHLRYKNKLTFILTLVLPFLFLALAFITQSRSGLLFVLLVNTFFWLFINKSTNAQNSLFKIVRFIGVLAVGIFLAIQLNNVYQKSNIAQRFSSSGDDSRAYLARQGIELFIEHPLLGIGLGQFPMFNRSKQFTHNSYAEALSEHGIIGGIILLVLFFFPFFKGYSLLRKFPKNPFLKLHLLFFITFLLYNNFFVFYKVPYAMLYFFMFIGLQYRLALLLSKPSKANAAK; encoded by the coding sequence ATGCCAGGAATCTCTGTGGATGCCTTCTTGACCGATTTCAGAAAACTCGTTGCGTCATTGATGGCAGCTTTCGTAGGTTTAATTTTCGGGCTTCGAAAGAACAATGAAAATTTTGTGTACATAGGCTTTTTGGTCTCTATAATTGTTTTGATTTTGATTGCCTACAGTAGGGGCAATTTTGCATTATTGGGATTTTCATCGATGAAAGTACAAAGAGATCGTTTTTTCTTCAATGCCAACTATTACTCATATATAAGTTATTTTGCCAATATTTCCATTCTATACCTACATTTAAGATACAAAAATAAATTAACCTTCATTCTGACTTTGGTACTGCCCTTCCTTTTTTTGGCACTTGCCTTTATCACGCAATCAAGATCTGGGCTATTGTTTGTATTGTTGGTAAATACCTTTTTTTGGCTCTTTATAAACAAGAGCACCAATGCTCAGAACAGTCTTTTTAAAATTGTTAGGTTTATTGGGGTTTTGGCCGTCGGTATCTTTCTGGCTATTCAACTTAACAATGTTTATCAAAAATCGAACATTGCTCAACGCTTTTCGAGCTCTGGTGATGACTCAAGAGCTTATTTGGCACGACAAGGTATCGAACTCTTTATTGAACACCCTCTCTTAGGTATAGGTCTAGGACAATTTCCAATGTTCAACCGTTCGAAACAATTTACTCACAACTCATATGCAGAGGCACTTTCAGAACATGGCATCATTGGGGGTATCATATTGTTAGTACTATTTTTTTTTCCTTTTTTCAAAGGGTATTCCCTGTTGAGAAAATTTCCAAAGAACCCGTTTCTGAAACTACATTTATTGTTTTTTATCACGTTTTTGCTTTATAACAACTTCTTTGTTTTCTATAAGGTGCCGTACGCCATGTTGTATTTTTTCATGTTCATCGGTTTACAATACCGCTTAGCATTACTGTTATCAAAACCGAGTAAAGCTAACGCTGCCAAATGA